One window from the genome of Saccharomyces mikatae IFO 1815 strain IFO1815 genome assembly, chromosome: 4 encodes:
- the NUM1 gene encoding Num1p (similar to Saccharomyces cerevisiae NUM1 (YDR150W); ancestral locus Anc_8.331), protein MSQDNRHRKIDDRNGAGEHNANIIHDQSAQKKVGINNVTRASNSEVSESDSDSEIEKPKCFSISNILSKRETKDVLPEFAGSSSHNGVLTANSSKDMNFTLELSENLLVECRKLQSSNDDKNEQIKSLKQINESLNGKIEEMDNQKKYIMKELDSIKDLNWDLESKLANLSVECKHLKELRRKTEKSWNDEKESLRNLKTDIEILTLTKNGMENDLHSQKLYYEREVTELKERIVDLNNENDKLIISASDLTSEINSLRSDKAERIEIRKQLDNAKKSIHSLKSKLQKKYCHKKHFSNNTVASDSDSGCTSSQEDIFDIVADIDQIIEAHPSVEDLSEDLVKEYSEKNNLTLLSNDSYSNLLQRTKCTYKPKDDELMTKEVAKNLNIFALPNDDNYNKKEFSLESQIKYLEASGHKVLPQEEFTNLKRSVSNPSYSYLKEKLQASKKIPVDQSTFSLLEEPTIDFLLPLASKIDCLVIPTKDYNNFYEAVKHPSVEQVKEYLAANKDIESTISKWLEKKNDCKLINNNVYSSLVDKVETPSKQYLSSKAKEYDLVLIDNKTLEALKNPTIEVIKDTISASDFLILKKEDYEHPPLAYLVEHAKNTNYHMLSETAYQGLVRYKETPDIEFMKEKSAQLGHTVVSNETYAELQNKYSEVEGKHSELQNKHSELENKHSEVESKHSELQNKHSELENKHSEVEGKHSELQNKFSEAEKQLEQPTLAYLVEHAKNTNYHMLSETAYQGLVRYKETPDIEFMKEKSAQLGHTVVSNETYAELQNKYSEVEGNYSELQNKHSEVESKHSELQNKYSEVESKHSELQNKFSEAEKQLEQPTLAYLVEHAKNTNYHMLSETAYQGLVRYKETPDIEFMKEKSAQLGHTVVSNETYAALQNKYSELENKHSEVESKHSELQNKHSELQNKYSEVESKHSELQNKYSEVESKHSELQNKFSEAEKQLEQPTLAYLVEHAKNTNYHMLSETAYQGLVRYKETPDIEFMKEKSAQLGHTVVSNETYAALQNKYSELENKHSEVESKHSELQNKHSELENKHSEVEGNYSELQNKHSEVEGNYSELENKHSEVESKHSELQNKHSEVEGNYSELQNKHSELQNKHSELENKYSEVESKHSELQNKHSEVEGDYSELQNKHSELQNKHSELQNKHSEVEGNYSELQNKYSEVESKHSELQNKYSEVESKHSELQNKYSEVESKHSELQNKHSEVESNYSELQNKYSEVESKHSELQNKFSEAEKQLEQPTLAYLVEHAKNTNYHMLSETAYQGLVRYKETPDIEFMKEKSAQLGHTVVSNETYAELQNKYSEVEGNYSELQNKHSEVEGNYSELENKHSEVESKHSELQNKHSEVEGDYSELQNKHSELQNKHSELQNKYSEVEGKHSELQNKFSEAEKQLEQPTLAYLVEHAKNTNYHMLSETAYQGLVRYKETPDIEFMKEKSAQLGHTVVSNETYAELQNKYSELENKHSEVESKHSELQNKHSELQNKYSEVEGNYSVLQNKYSEAENQLEHPPLAYLVEHVEELQQKIIPASDWNTLSNPTLEYLTSKLHSLQYDVIPHDSYIELKRIVEEPDVNVLESKLNGYNIIDTLAYNELIINSTSPTLEFIKEKAESKGYMLIEAHKYLDLNRIATNPSEEDIVDICKQRGCYALKFEEYEKLKNCIQNPSKKYIKEKAILFDLMPIDKTEYQTMKDKLSNKDSLIASVKDLGFVPISAPQLASLEKSSLQNSTLSDIESKLKSLGYVAITKGNLANMEKRAVESISKGDVLNLCSKFSLIPLSAEEYDEMKKENGRNLNELSNPSIDFLKKKCENNGSILTNESIHKEKQETLENPAYEFILEKALALGYELISKVELARMKQEISSHSIKLMQEEATHRSMVLLKNEEMKNLCNKIEHPSLTYLTEKAAGMNKILIDQVTNTESTYSNRKDLEEYCHRLNLVLVDEDEYTVLKDLLEELNVDDSKNPSSNDDQSLNTTRSNSTTTSSMFTDALDDNIEEFNDTEFERNDDITDIISKSSTVKDVVHLAPTYQTIKSSAEELGYKLVPIESSGMNPVSIDTPFFSGDNDVISVVSSADINHLSKMAEKHGMTLISDESFEEYRVLKDKVTTLNGDIEATDNSERVNQTSTTETQNMSKEHKPKKDLACNGVDKEVIIDSARELNLIVLNEKEYTELLRRSEKHFTSKADIIREAANFDLVPVQKQKLEEIKYELAHPTLTEGQLKKPSDDRSLILTSRDKTLFPRDENIISQSNVVYDDDISDSFADETQELKTDVDVIKTQARKYGLLCIPESAFVVTSYSNTPDTSNIVALPTPYYHNLLSSEDKKLNFMTNEELQAEIKRRGFLVVLPTKRDSETQSAPSKREFRSYKPSNKISITSSKNDIRKGLAEAAATIAYGDSESYPQVQQSHHNSYNKHHKRHQSLTNSNSTSKTAHSSKNTLASKRDGAASSMPHAGSPDRAISLQTLASLNEPSIIPALTQTVIGEYLFKYYPRLGPFGFESRHERFFWVHPYTLTLYWSASNPILENPANTKTKGVAILGVESVTDPNPYPTGLYHKSIVITTETRAIKFTCPTRQRHNIWYNSLRYLIQRNMQGISLEDIADDPTDNMYSGKIFPLPGESTKNSSKRLSASRRSASARSLRNRVPKSRSFGNLK, encoded by the coding sequence ATGTCTCAGGACAACAGACATcgaaaaattgatgatagAAACGGTGCAGGGGAGCACAATGCCAACATCATTCACGATCAATCAGcccaaaaaaaagtaggAATAAATAATGTAACGAGGGCATCCAACTCAGAAGTGAGTGAAAGcgatagtgatagtgagattgaaaaaccaaaatgtttttcaatttcaaacatTTTGAGTAAAAGGGAGACTAAAGACGTGCTTCCGGAGTTTGCTGGCAGTAGTTCTCATAATGGGGTACTCACAGCAAACTCATCAAAGGATATGAACTTTACTTTGGAGTTGAGTGAAAATTTACTAGTTGAGTGTAGGAAGTTGCAATCTTCTAATGACgataaaaatgaacaaatAAAGTCGCTCAAACAAATCAACGAATCGTTAAATGGCAAGATTGAGGAGATGGacaaccaaaaaaaatacattatGAAAGAGTTGGACTCAATTAAAGATCTCAATTGGGATCTGGAATCTAAATTAGCAAACTTGAGCGTGGAGTGTAAGCACTTAAAAGAATTGAGGAGAAAGACCGAAAAATCTTGGAAcgatgaaaaggaaagctTGAGGAATCTGAAAACAGATATAGAAATCTTAACTTTAACTAAAAATGGTATGGAAAATGATCTTCACTCTCAGAAACTCTATTATGAGAGAGAGGTTACTGAACTAAAGGAAAGAATAGTAGACTTAAACAATGAAAACGATAAACTAATCATTAGTGCGTCTGATTTGACAAGTGAAATTAACTCCCTACGAAGTGATAAAGCTGAAAGAATAGAAATCCGAAAGCAACTAGATAACGCTAAGAAGTCTATTCACTCGTTGAAAAGTAAAttgcaaaagaaatattgtCACAAAAAGCACTTTTCCAATAATACGGTGGCATCTGATTCTGATTCGGGATGCACTTCCAGCCAAGAAGATATTTTCGATATAGTAGCCGACATTGACCAAATTATTGAAGCACACCCCTCTGTGGAGGACCTTTCGGAAGATCTCGTTAAGGAATActcagaaaaaaacaatttaaCTTTATTGTCCAACGATTCATACAGCAATTTATTACAAAGAACTAAATGTACATACAAACCAAAAGACGATGAATTGATGACTAAAGAGgttgcaaaaaatttgaatatatttGCGTTACCAAATGATGACAATTACAACAAAAAGGAATTCTCATTAGAATCTCAGATCAAATATTTAGAGGCTTCTGGTCATAAAGTACTTCCCCAAGAAGAGTTTACAAACTTAAAGCGATCCGTGTCAAACCCATCGTATAGTTATTTGAAGGAGAAACTTCAAGCGTCGAAAAAGATACCCGTTGACCAAAGCACGTTTAGTTTGCTGGAGGAACCTACTATCGACTTTTTGTTGCCTCTAGCATCCAAAATCGACTGTTTAGTAATACCAACCAAAGATTACAATAACTTTTATGAGGCTGTAAAGCATCCATCAGTGGAGCAGgtaaaagaatatttggCAGCAAATAAAGATATAGAATCCACTATTTCTAAATggttagaaaagaaaaacgaCTGCAAATtaatcaataataatgtgTACTCTTCGTTGGTTGATAAAGTAGAAACACCATCAAAACAGTACCTATCAAGTAAGGCAAAAGAGTACGACCTTGTGTTGATTGATAATAAAACACTAGaagctttgaaaaatccCACAATTGAAGTCATAAAGGATACAATTTCTGCTTCAGACTTTCTCATTctcaagaaagaagattACGAGCATCCACCTTTAGCGTACTTGGTCGAACATGCCAAGAACACAAATTACCACATGCTCTCAGAAACGGCATACCAAGGCTTGGTCAGATACAAAGAAACGCCTGACATCGAGTTTATGAAGGAGAAGTCCGCTCAGTTGGGTCACACAGTTGTCTCCAATGAGACGTACGCTGAACTACAGAACAAATACTCTGAGGTAGAAGGCAAACACTCTGAACTACAGAACAAACACTCTGAACTAGAGAACAAACACTCTGAGGTAGAAAGCAAACACTCTGAACTGCAGAACAAACACTCTGAACTAGAGAACAAACACTCTGAGGTAGAAGGCAAACACTCTGAACTACAGAACAAATTCTCTGAGGCCGAGAAACAACTGGAACAACCAACTTTAGCGTACTTGGTCGAACATGCCAAGAACACAAATTACCACATGCTCTCAGAAACGGCATACCAAGGCTTGGTCAGGTACAAAGAAACGCCTGACATCGAGTTTATGAAGGAGAAGTCCGCTCAGTTGGGTCACACAGTTGTCTCCAATGAGACGTACGCTGAACTACAGAACAAATACTCTGAGGTAGAAGGAAATTACTCTGAACTACAGAACAAACACTCTGAGGTAGAAAGCAAACACTCTGAACTACAGAACAAATACTCTGAGGTAGAAAGCAAACACTCTGAACTACAGAACAAATTCTCTGAGGCCGAGAAACAACTGGAACAACCAACTTTAGCGTACTTGGTCGAACATGCCAAGAACACAAATTACCACATGCTCTCAGAAACGGCATACCAAGGCTTGGTCAGATACAAAGAAACGCCTGACATCGAGTTTATGAAGGAGAAGTCCGCTCAGTTGGGTCACACAGTTGTCTCCAATGAGACGTACGCTGCACTACAGAACAAATACTCTGAACTAGAGAACAAACACTCTGAGGTAGAAAGCAAACACTCTGAACTACAGAACAAACACTCTGAACTACAGAACAAATACTCTGAGGTAGAAAGCAAACACTCTGAACTACAGAACAAATACTCTGAGGTAGAAAGCAAACACTCTGAACTACAGAACAAATTCTCTGAGGCCGAGAAACAACTGGAACAACCAACTTTAGCGTACTTGGTCGAACATGCCAAGAACACAAATTACCACATGCTCTCAGAAACGGCATACCAAGGCTTGGTCAGATACAAAGAAACGCCTGACATCGAGTTTATGAAGGAGAAGTCCGCTCAGTTGGGTCACACAGTTGTCTCCAATGAGACGTACGCTGCACTACAGAACAAATACTCTGAACTAGAGAACAAACACTCTGAGGTAGAAAGCAAACACTCTGAACTACAGAACAAACACTCTGAACTAGAGAACAAACACTCTGAGGTAGAAGGCAATTACTCTGAACTACAGAACAAACACTCTGAGGTAGAAGGCAATTACTCTGAACTAGAGAACAAACACTCTGAGGTAGAAAGCAAACACTCTGAACTACAGAACAAACACTCTGAGGTAGAAGGCAATTACTCTGAACTACAGAACAAACACTCTGAACTGCAGAACAAACACTCTGAACTAGAGAACAAATACTCTGAGGTAGAAAGCAAACACTCTGAACTACAGAACAAACACTCTGAGGTAGAAGGCGATTACTCTGAACTGCAGAACAAACACTCTGAACTGCAGAACAAACACTCTGAACTACAGAACAAACACTCTGAGGTAGAAGGCAATTACTCTGAACTGCAGAACAAATACTCTGAGGTAGAAAGCAAACACTCTGAACTACAGAACAAATACTCTGAGGTAGAAAGCAAACACTCTGAACTACAGAACAAATACTCTGAGGTAGAAAGCAAACACTCTGAACTACAGAACAAACACTCTGAGGTAGAAAGCAATTACTCTGAACTACAGAACAAATACTCTGAGGTAGAAAGCAAACACTCTGAACTACAGAACAAATTCTCTGAGGCCGAGAAACAATTGGAACAACCAACTTTAGCGTACTTGGTCGAACATGCCAAGAACACAAATTACCACATGCTCTCAGAAACGGCATACCAAGGCTTGGTCAGGTACAAAGAAACGCCTGACATCGAGTTTATGAAGGAGAAGTCCGCTCAGTTGGGTCACACAGTTGTCTCCAATGAGACGTACGCTGAACTACAGAACAAATACTCTGAGGTAGAAGGAAATTACTCTGAACTACAGAACAAACACTCTGAGGTAGAAGGCAATTACTCTGAACTAGAGAACAAACACTCTGAGGTAGAAAGCAAACACTCTGAACTACAGAACAAACACTCTGAGGTAGAAGGCGATTACTCTGAACTGCAGAACAAACACTCTGAACTGCAGAACAAACACTCTGAACTACAGAACAAATACTCTGAGGTAGAAGGCAAACACTCTGAACTACAGAACAAATTCTCTGAGGCCGAGAAACAATTAGAACAACCAACTTTAGCGTACTTGGTCGAACATGCCAAGAACACAAATTACCACATGCTCTCAGAAACGGCATACCAAGGCTTGGTCAGGTACAAAGAAACGCCTGACATCGAGTTTATGAAGGAGAAGTCCGCTCAGTTGGGTCACACAGTTGTCTCCAATGAGACGTACGCTGAACTACAGAACAAATACTCTGAACTAGAGAACAAACACTCTGAGGTAGAAAGCAAACACTCTGAACTACAGAACAAACACTCTGAACTACAGAACAAATACTCTGAGGTAGAAGGCAATTACTCTGTACTACAGAACAAGTACTCCGAGGCAGAGAATCAACTAGAACACCCACCGCTGGCATATCTAGTCGAACATGTTGAAGAACTACAACAAAAGATCATTCCAGCATCGGATTGGAATACCCTATCGAATCCTACTTTAGAGTACCTAACTTCAAAGTTGCACAGTTTACAATACGACGTTATTCCACACGATTCGTACATTGAATTAAAGAGAATTGTGGAAGAACCGGACGTGAATGTTTTAGAATCCAAGTTGAATGGTTATAATATAATTGATACATTGGCATACAATGAGTTAATCATCAATTCTACATCACCGACATTGGAATTTATTAAAGAGAAAGCCGAGAGTAAAGGTTACATGTTGATAGAAGCACACAAATATCTTGATTTGAATAGGATAGCAACAAATCCTTCTGAAGAGGACATAGTTGACATTTGTAAGCAAAGAGGCTGTTACGCTTTGaagtttgaagaatatgaaaaactgaaaaattgtATTCAAAACCCTtctaaaaaatatatcaaggAGAAAGCCATATTATTTGACCTTATGCCAATTGATAAAACAGAGTATCAAACAATGAAAGATAAATTAAGCAACAAGGACTCCCTTATCGCCTCTGTAAAGGACCTTGGTTTTGTTCCAATATCTGCCCCACAGCTTGCTTCTCTAGAGAAGTCATCACTTCAAAATAGTACTTTATCTGATATTGAGAGTAAATTAAAATCCTTAGGTTACGTCGCAATTACCAAAGGAAACCTAGCAAACATGGAAAAACGGGCTGTCGAGAGTATCTCTAAAGGGGATGTCTTGAATTTATGCTCCAAGTTTAGCCTGATTCCATTGAGTGCTGAGGAATATGACgagatgaagaaggaaaacGGTCGGAATTTAAACGAACTCAGTAATCCATCAATTGATTtcttaaagaaaaaatgtgaAAATAATGGATCAATTTTAACCAATGAATCTATTcacaaagaaaagcaagagACTCTTGAGAATCCGGCCTATGAATTCATTCTAGAGAAGGCATTAGCATTAGGATATGAATTAATTAGCAAGGTGGAATTAGCTCGcatgaaacaagaaattagTTCGCACAGTATTAAGCTCATGCAAGAAGAAGCCACACACAGAAGCATGGTGCTATTaaagaatgaagaaatgaagaatttatGCAATAAAATTGAGCACCCTTCTTTGACATATTTAACCGAAAAGGCTGCTGGAATGAACAAAATACTTATCGACCAGGTCACAAATACGGAAAGCACTTATTCCAATCGGAAAGATCTAGAGGAATATTGCCATCGCCTAAACTTGGTCTTGgtagatgaagatgagtATAcagttttgaaagatttgtTAGAAGAGTTAAATGTTGATGACTCGAAAAACCCATCAAGCAATGATGATCAATCTTTAAACACGACGAGGAGTAACTCAACCACAACTTCGAGCATGTTTACTGATGCATTGGATGATAATATCGAAGAATTTAATGATACCGAATTTGAACGTAATGATGACATTACCGATataatttcaaaatcatctaCGGTAAAGGATGTAGTTCACCTTGCCCCTACGTACCAAACCATCAAAAGTTCTGCTGAAGAATTAGGTTACAAGTTAGTTCCAATTGAGAGCTCAGGTATGAATCCCGTAAGCATAGACACTCCTTTCTTCTCGGGTGATAATGATGTCATCAGTGTTGTTAGCAGTGCCGACATCAATCACTTATCTAAAATGGCGGAAAAGCATGGTATGACTCTCATTTCTGATGAAAGTTTCGAAGAATATCGTGTGTTAAAGGATAAGGTGACCACTCTTAACGGTGACATAGAAGCAACAGATAATTCTGAGAGAGTAAATCAAACTTCAACAACGGAGACCCAAAATATGTCTAAAGAACATAAACCCAAAAAAGATCTTGCTTGTAATGGTGTGGACAAAGAAGTAATCATTGACAGCGCACGAGAACTAAATCTCATTGTTCTCAACGAGAAAGAATATACTGAACTACTGCGTAGATCGGAGAAACATTTTACTTCTAAGGCTGATATCATCCGTGAAGCTGCTAATTTTGATTTAGTGCCTGtacaaaagcaaaagcTGGAGGAAATAAAATATGAACTGGCTCATCCAACGCTCACAGAAGGACAACTCAAGAAACCTTCTGACGATCGAAGTTTGATCTTAACAAGTAGGGATAAAACACTGTTCCCAAGAGATGAAAATATAATCAGCCAAAGTAACGTGGTTTATGATGACGATATATCTGACAGTTTTGCAGATGAAACGCAGGAATTAAAAACCGATGTGGACGTCATCAAAACTCAAGCTAGAAAATATGGTTTGCTGTGTATTCCCGAAAGTGCTTTCGTGGTTACATCATATTCAAATACTCCAGATACAAGCAATATAGTTGCTCTTCCTACACCATATTATCATAACCTATTATCTTCTGAAGACAAGAAATTGAACTTCATGACCAATGAAGAGTTACAAGCGGAAATTAAAAGGCGTGGATTCCTGGTTGTGCTACCGACAAAGAGAGACAGTGAGACTCAAAGTGCACCATCTAAACGTGAGTTCCGTTCATATAAACCAAGCAACAAAATCTCTATCACATCCTCTAAGAACGATATAAGAAAAGGACTCGCAGAGGCAGCAGCGACCATAGCCTATGGCGATTCTGAAAGTTACCCTCAAGTACAACAATCTCATCATAACAGTTATAATAAACACCATAAGCGTCACCAGAGCCTGACAAACTCAAATTCAACTTCAAAGACTGCACATTCGTCCAAGAACACCCTAGCTTCCAAAAGAGATGGTGCGGCATCGTCCATGCCACATGCAGGATCGCCTGATCGGGCGATATCGTTGCAAACTTTAGCCTCATTGAATGAACCAAGCATAATACCTGCATTGACTCAAACTGTCATCGGAGAATATTTATTCAAGTACTATCCACGTTTGGGTCCTTTTGGTTTCGAATCACGTcatgaaagatttttttgggtTCACCCATATACCTTAACTTTATATTGGTCAGCATCTAATCCTATATTAGAAAATCCTGCTAATACGAAAACAAAGGGTGTTGCCATCTTGGGCGTTGAAAGCGTTACAGACCCTAACCCATACCCAACAGGATTGTATCACAAGAGTATTGTTATTACTACAGAAACTAGGGCCATTAAATTTACTTGCCCTACAAGGCAAAGACATAACATTTGGTACAATTCATTACGCTATCTaattcaaagaaacatGCAAGGGATAAGCTTAGAGGATATCGCTGATGATCCAACAGATAATATGTATTCAGGAAAAATTTTCCCATTGCCTGGTGAAAGCACTAAAAACTCTAGTAAAAGACTTAGCGCATCAAGAAGATCCGCATCTGCAAGATCTTTGAGGAATAGAGTGCCAAAAAGCCGTTCATTTGGAAATTTAAAGTGA
- the CTH1 gene encoding putative mRNA-binding protein CTH1 (similar to Saccharomyces cerevisiae CTH1 (YDR151C) and TIS11 (YLR136C); ancestral locus Anc_8.333), with protein sequence MITNVAPNNYYLNIPNANSTSSSTSSIFSDLKKQYESKIKEIEEYYVKTLLNENNDNDDESTSDGPNLNETDILSESSPRPSPWLPSKSNCYHSLADFKDLIISDSRPTNTLRSASLFTTKNNISTLAFTEKKRKKRSLEVEINPTYTTNALSLPLTAENLQKLSQVNSLPAGLPYVIPIQKTTNPEPCRVAPLEMPQLVNKALYKTELCESFTIKGYCKYGNKCQFAHGLNELKFKKKSDNYRTKPCINWSKLGYCPYGKRCCFKHGDDKDVQIYQSVKNWNSNDMLLVTPSAVSTSNNNINFSNLGKPKNLHTSVKALQRMTW encoded by the coding sequence ATGATAACAAACGTTGCCCCAAACAACTATTATCTAAACATACCGAATGCTAATTCGACGTCATCATCCACTTCTTCCATCTTTTCTGACCTCAAGAAGCAGTACGAATCAAAgattaaagaaattgaagaatacTACGTAAAGACGTTGCTCAATGAAAATAacgataatgatgatgaaagcACCTCCGACGGACCTAATTTAAATGAAACAGACATCTTGAGTGAGTCCTCTCCAAGACCGTCTCCATGGTTACCTTCAAAATCGAATTGTTATCATTCACTGGCAGATTTTAAAGACTTGATCATATCAGACTCTAGGCCTACAAATACGTTGCGTTCTGCTAGTCTTTTCACAACCAAGAACAACATCTCGACGCTTGCTTTTACCGAGAAAAAGCGTAAGAAAAGGTCACTCGAAGTTGAAATTAACCCCACTTATACGACAAATGCGCTTTCACTACCTTTGACGGCAGAGAACTTACAAAAGTTATCCCAAGTGAACTCTCTGCCCGCTGGGCTACCATATGTAATCCCAATTCAGAAAACGACTAACCCGGAACCGTGCAGAGTAGCACCTTTGGAGATGCCTCAATTAGTAAATAAGGCATTGTACAAGACGGAACTTTGTGAATCTTTCACCATCAAGGGTTATTGTAAGTATGGTAACAAGTGCCAATTTGCTCACGGTTTAAATGAACtaaaattcaagaaaaaatcggATAATTATAGAACTAAACCCTGCATAAATTGGTCAAAATTAGGCTATTGTCCGTACGGTAAACGCTGTTGTTTCAAGCACGGTGATGACAAGGACGTTCAAATATACCAGAGTGTTAAAAACTGGAATAGTAATGATATGTTGTTGGTCACACCTTCTGCCGTGTCAACATCtaataacaatatcaaCTTCAGCAATTTGGGTAAACCTAAAAACTTACATACTAGTGTTAAAGCATTGCAAAGGATGACTTGGTAA
- the GIR2 gene encoding Gir2p (similar to Saccharomyces cerevisiae GIR2 (YDR152W); ancestral locus Anc_8.334), with protein sequence MDYKEEQNQELEVLESIYPDELRILNDAYPKIKFEVDIKLELDTGDSTSPLTKEHTIIAEFKLPEKYPDEPCMISLEAQEVEFNDNDDDEDGDEDEDEVEYDDHGNRVLKKLENLPDLISFKGYLPELTVQLETQIETDMLLGMQMCFALISSIKERCEQWYSEQLSKLEEQHDLEAQEREKKEQAKFHGTKVTRESYLEWRSKFRKELKLDERDQVRRMKAHHGKLTGKQMFEQGVVGTNDEYMEEDGATVDDVAKELAKTEIAKQ encoded by the coding sequence ATGGAttataaagaagaacagaATCAGGAGCTAGAAGTACTGGAGTCTATTTACCCTGATGAACTGAGGATCCTAAACGATGCATACCCAAAGATTAAATTCGAAGTAGATATCAAGTTGGAGCTGGATACAGGCGATTCTACCTCACCATTGACTAAAGAGCATACTATAATTGCCGAGTTCAAGTTGCCGGAAAAGTATCCTGATGAGCCATGCATGATTTCATTAGAAGCTCAGGAAGTTGAGTTCAACGAtaatgatgacgatgaagatggcgatgaagatgaagacgaGGTTGAATATGATGACCATGGTAATAGAGTGCTGAAGAAGTTGGAAAACCTGCCAGATTTAATTAGCTTCAAAGGATACTTGCCTGAATTAACTGTACAGTTAGAAACCCAAATCGAAACCGACATGTTACTGGGTATGCAAATGTGTTTTGcattaatttcatcaataaaagaGAGATGTGAGCAGTGGTACAGCGAGCAATTGAGCAAGCTCGAAGAACAGCACGATCTGGAAGCACAAGAACGTGAGAAGAAGGAACAAGCGAAGTTCCACGGTACAAAAGTGACAAGAGAATCATATTTAGAATGGAGGTCTAAGTTCCGCAAGGAATTGAAACTGGATGAAAGAGATCAGGTGAGAAGGATGAAGGCTCATCACGGGAAGCTAACCGGTAAGCAAATGTTTGAACAAGGAGTGGTAGGCACGAACGACGAATATATGGAAGAAGATGGCGCGACAGTGGATGACGTAGCCAAGGAACTTGCCAAGACTGAAATAGCTAAACAATAA